The genomic region GATTCTGTTGAGATAAATCAGACACGCATTGTGCATTAAAGGAAaagatcacccaaaaattttaatatgctgttagTATAATCAACCTCATGTCAATTGCAGGTGATTTTTTTCTTGAGTCAAACATTAAAGAAGATAAGAAGCTGAAACTGTGGCGATTCTTACAATGCAAGTCAGCGGCTGTTTTTGAGAATTAGCATACAAAATGAATACCCGTAGCTCTTGCGATATATTGAAGCCTAACAAAGTGAAACGATCGTTATGTGCAACGCactgaacattattttattacctATAATCCAGAGTCTCAGGCAAACGGTCCGGAATGATGCCTGGTTCACGAACTAATCGTTATTTTGAACCAAATGTTTTTGGTGAACTAGCTGAATAAGTTTCGAGAAGCATAGTTACTCTGAACCGAAATGAGGCAAAATAGTAGCGCATCTGATCTTCAGGGACTTCAACAgtcactaaaatgtaaaaaggtgAGTAGCTAAAGACTTTTATTCGCTTTATACGCTTTAGATGTGTTGAACATACATGTTTGACATCATTTTTGGGTGCTTTAATTAAAGCATTGAAACAAGCTTTTCCGAAAGAATCAGTTTGTGGGAAAGAATCAGATTTCCCTGTTCCCTGAGGCTCTGGATCTTCCATATATCGTCAGAAGCCACAGCTACTCAGCTACTCTTGTGTTCCatgatatgcttttttttaaattaaaaaacgtGCAACCCATGGCTTGCATTTTCAGCTCCAAAGCTTCTGTTCTACCGAAGACAGAaatcacctacatcttggatggcctgagaggAAATAAAAACCTCTCTTTTGAAGACAGCAGAAATGCACATAATTCATGTGACAGATATGTTATCAGACCTGTCAGAAATCTGGTGCTGATGAGGAAGCAGCTTCAGCTGGAGCCTGAAGTAACAGACAGCAAGCTGTTTTTGTGCCAGCTCCAGCTTAGCAGTCATCTGCGTCTCAGAGTCACCGAGTAACGAAGGCCCGCTGGTAAAGAAATCGTCACAGAAGAACGGTTGCCGAAAAGATTTTCGGTAATCAagcactgttcctttaacaatCTCGGGCTTTTTCATACGGCTTCAAACCCAGCTCCGAATTCGAACTCACGCAATGACGAACGTCGGGATTTCCTCCAGAGCTTTCCTCTCAAAGAAGCAAGAAAAGTAGAGCAGGAGATTGGCGAGAAGCTCGTCCAGCTCTCTGCTCCTGTGAATATTTTAGCCAAAAGTCAATGACCTTGCGCTAACGTAGCTACAACTGAAGGAGTAAAAACAAAGGAAGTGCAAAGAATGTACGAAAAATGTGAAAGCCATCCCCCAGAtagtactaaataaatataataaataaaactcactTTAGCAGGGACAGAAAACGTGGAGGGATGGGAAACCCGTCGTTCTTGTTTAGCAAGCAGACTGCTGCCACTGTAACACatcaaatgtatattaaatcaTGCTGGTGATGTGGAAAAGACCATTTTTCACGGCTCATATTGTTTGTGGACCTACATTTAATATCCTGAATCGTGACACATTCCATTTGCGAGCTTTTTATTGAGGCCTTGAAGGCATCCAGTTGAGCGGGACGCACCATATTCCTTTGAAAAACGATAATTGAGTCAAACCGATTGCTCAGAATAACACATCCCGCACAATGACCACTGTGAACAAGACAGAGTACTTTTGCCACTTCTCCAGAGGCTTTCTGGACTGCTCCTGGgatttagatgtttttgtttttttcttcttctctttcacCTCTCCTTTGGCTTCGAaactgcaaacaaaacaaaaccgaAGTGCCGATTTAAGACGAAAATGGAGTGGGCAAGAAGAGAAAACCCCaccaaactaaaaaaaaaacagagtgaAATAGAATTTAATAAGACATAGCTCCACTGTCGGTTTTTACCGTATGAACTCCAGGGTTTTTGTTTCATCGTTCCAGTCCCAGCGTCCAGGGGAAGGCATCGTTATCTGTTACGCAATAATTGGTGGAAAACCGGTAAAACCTCAATTTTCACATCTGACTATTATGACTATTATGCTCTTCTTCATGCTGATTGTTTActgattgttattattttttaaataataattaaaataatcaattgcTTTAATGAGGTGATTTTTTTTAGAGCTAGGCCAATCTCTTTGACTGGGATTTGTCTGCCATTCGTCATCCTGTTTGACAAATTTGGGCCACAAGCAAGCCGAAGGAAAGCCTAACGTCAGCCATGAATGaaccaaataaaacagaacTGGTCCAAATCTGCGCCACATTGATTTCAATTTTGGCCCAGATCCAACCCCTCGTTCCTATATGGGATAATGGCATTTGGGTGTTTTGCTCAATTTGGGCCTAAAATAAACCTTAGCATTGCCGCATGTAAGCCAACCAAATAAACCAAAACTTGCTCTAATGTGGGCCACAGTTGGTTTTTAGTTGAACCCTGGTCTTCCTTACGTTCCTCATGTGTCCCAAGTGCAGCAAGGAATGGTAGCATTTTGGCACTGGTCCATAAGCAGGCCACCACACAGAcaaattttagttaataattaaccaaataaacCAAATATACATTATGCCAAATTTGCTTCATCATACGCGGGCCACTTTCTACTCACACCCTGACGACCCCCTGCTTATTTTGAACTGGGACACATTTGGTTTATACCAAGATTAGACTGAGTCTGCATTTTTGCAGAAGCTGGCTCATATCTGTTGTTTGATATTTAGGCCACAATCACTATTTGCCAGATGGGCCACTTCAGGTTCATATTCAGATGACATATTGCCGTGAGCATCGCATCTTTGCCTCAAAAGGCCCACATGTTATTTGATacatgtagctcatttttgctattttacaTGTGAGCCACTTTTACCCGGGCCATAAGAACTCGCTTGCTATCTGGGAATTACTCAACtacatatgcataatatatgacTTTACATAATTATTTGGTTCTGTACTATTTTGCCTTAATGAGACCATTTAGAAGTAAATAGctaaacaaatgcatgcaaaatgtacatatctttctaaaattaaattagcaaatgatcaaatttttgccctaataataaattaaataacgtAGCCTGCCACCGTACATGCTATGCTCGTAACTGAATGTCACAAATCACCCATAAGCGATTCTTTCTCAGTTAATCAAAACGGGGAAAACAGTAACGTTAGCATGCAAATGGATACTTTTTCTAAAACATACTCAGTCTGTTCATAATCAAATCGCTGAAGTGGTTTGCAAGAACGGTCTTGAACACATAAGCATGAATTCCTACCGGTTCAGCAGACGATTTCGCCATAACTCACTCAAAATAGGTTCACTGTAAACTTGTACAGTAACGTCCGGAACTGAAGGCATCCCCGGTATCCTAGCGACAGCCGGCGACCGACGGCAGCGCTACGTATGACGTGTCTGCGGTAAGCCACGCCCACCACGCACAAGCGCTTCTTGTTATGAAAGCGAAGCTGTCACCAAACTGGAAAATTTAGGTAACCTATCTCAAATCttatcaaatatttacagtgactaataaatgaaaattcgcGTTTTTTCTCTATTTCAATTACTACAATGCCACAAAAGTGACATAaagatatttgttttaaagttgtATTAACTGgccgatttttttttactaaagtgAACttaatgtacaatatataaataaaaaatagcgaAATTGTGGTGCacgttttttattagttttttcagatgtgtttcaaaatgcatttaaagtataTGCTATGTATTTGCAGACTGCAGTCAAATTAAAGTATGCATCGCTGGTTCCAGATATAAATTACAATGAGTAAcatgcgtaaaaaaaaaagaaagaaacggcTGCTGCATCTACAAAGCAGACAAAAAATAAACGTCACAAAGGAATATACTTATTTGCCAACAGATAAGTGATAAAGTGTTAGCTGCCGTAGTTTTAACAAGTCGGTAGAGTAAAAGATGATCTATAAGATCTGCTACAAAAGAATTACAAAATGTTGTAGCGTGATTTTACAAAGTCGTCACTGTCAAGGCAAAATTCACAGCAGTAGGCTATATAGAAATCCTGCTCATCTTTTGTTAGCTCTAATATCTAAATACAGACTTGACTAATTGAAACGCCTTTTATGAGTTTGTTTCAGGGTCATATGTTAGGTCAAACTGTTCCTCATTAAAGGCTGGGTCTCGTCTCTGCAGACCGGCTCCGTGTTGCGCTGCTTTTCCATCGGGCGCCTCTGAAACTCTGGATACGTGTCTTCGTTGTTCTGTCGGACAGAAGAAGCTTTTACTTCCTGCATAAATATGACCGTCGTGTGTTGTAGCTGTTCACATGTGATGACAACACACTGCCATATGGCCATACAGCGCTATCgtacagtaaaattacagtaaaattgtgtAGGTGTAACCTGAATTTCTGAATTTGAGGGAAAACAGCAATtagctacctggtctcatggtaTAAATGTACTTTGgcgcactttttagcgagatgCGTGCCAACAAGTGCATATCtctgcagtttccaaaataaaagaacactattattactattatgttATGactccaaaacaatattaatatgctgggagatttgaaaactgatgcttttgaatgttattatCACACGTTTTCTTAGACGGTATCAGctaatgcctttttatatctgTTTTACGTCTGTAaacactattgggtaggtttagggttggatttggtgcagGACATATttcatgatagagcattaatgTCCGCTGCAATACATACCTAAATCAACGTAATGAACCCGTGTGcaagggttcacgtattgaacctttagcaccactcagtttgcgtttctctttgaaactgcagcgaaACATGCAGTACGGCGCATTAAAAATGTGacgcacaaaaagtgcacagaggcacatatttttattagaccGGGTTGGCAATTCGCCATatttttattctacattttGATGACTGAATTACTTGCTAGTTTTTAAATCAGCTCTACTATCCACTTACTAACAACTCACGAATGTAATGTTTAACGCATTTTATGAtggtaatgtaaaataatggcATATATATCAGTGCGGTACGTTTAAGGGTAAGTTTAAAACAAGTTTGATAAAAAGTGATCTAAAAATAAGGCATTATCCAAAATGAGCAAcctggattattacaattatcaTTCCAATTTTCATGATGTCGAATTGCATAAATGTGTTAGAAGCATAAGGGAACAAGATAACATTGACACTCATTGTAGTCCAGACTACATTCTGATGATAAATAGAAGAAAACTGATTATATTATCAGTTCTAGCCGTGTTCCTCACCTGGCTGGATTGCTGTGGCAGTAACTTCGCAATAAGTTCTCTGATGTTGGCAAAAGTCGGACGCAGAGTTGCTTCCAGGCTCCAGCACGTTTTCATTATCGCGTACCTACAGGAGTTCAATCCACTTACTCTATGCAGATTTGCTTacgttttattattactttcacAAATGCTTTTAAACTCACATTTCTTGAGGGGCAAAATCCGGTTGCGGCATGTGATAACCGTCTTTAATCATCTTGTAGAACTGTGCATCAATCACAACGTTGGGATAAGGACTCATACCTAAAAACGGAAAACACATCTTATAGTATTTTTCCCGTTTCCTTCAGTTCATGTCCTTTTTCTTAAATAGCTCGAGCAAGTCAGTTTCGCTTACCCAAAGAAAAGATCTCCCACAAAAGCACACCGTATGACCAGACATCGCTCTGTACCGTGTAAAGACATTCAAATATGCTTTCAGGGGACATCCACTTTACCGGCAGCCGTGCCTGCAGAACCAGTGCaagacaatgtaaaaaaattataataatcatatatatacacaccgcATACACGCAATTAATAACTTAGCATATCCTCCCAATTTTgcagaattgtgagatacaaACTGCAAAAATGTGAGTTGTAAGATGTAATATTGAAATGGAGCTGCTCGTTTTCCAGTTGTCGAAAcctttttacataaaaacctCCAAAATTCCCCaaaatgtggtgtgtgtgtgtgtgtgtgtgtgtttgtccgcTACTGGTGGCACATCTCTATGAAAAGAtttgtttgaatttattcaCTATTTTAAGTAATTCGTGAGGGAGTACAATGCACacttacattttactgtaaattgctAATATAAAGAGAACAGAAGGAAAAACGACTTACATTCCCCTTTACTACGTAGTTCGAGTCGTTCATGATGTCTCGTGCAAGGCCAAAATCACAGATCTTGACAACACGGCAGTCAGCCACGAGAATATTCCGTGCAGCCAAATCTCTGTGAATGCACTGATCGTAAACAGCATTAGAAAATTACAGGCCACCAAAAAACATTCCTCGTAACATCCCCCTGTAAAATGAGCATGTACAACTTAGGCATCTATATGAActaaatatagtataaaataaaaccgATTGACAATATGAACCCAACTCTCCATAAATAGTGTCTGAATGCTATGAAAATAGAGCTGTATATGACcaagaaatattacatttttggaagCCAGGAAGTCCATTCCCTTTGCCACTTGATAGGAGAATTGCAGTAAATCAATGTTATCCAATGACCATGCATTCTTCCCTCCTTCATTACAACATTCTGTCGAAACAGGGCAAGATTATAATTCTGGAGCAGCTTCTTTACAGGAGATATTAAGAAGGGCATTGCTTGACCTTGACAGCTGTCTTTTGACATCTGTGCTGATTGTGCATCCTCGAAGCTCTCTGAGCCAGAGTAAGTCACCCTACAAGAAGAAGGAGTAAATGACTGACAATCAATCattcacctttatttacatagcGCTTTTGAATCAAATTTGGAGAATAGTCACAGCACGTTTAGCCTCAGAAATATCAGCGAAGGTATGACCCTGACATCAACATACCCCGTGGAATGGTTCTTCTGAACCACCACATTCTTGTAGAGGTTTGAATCCTCCGAGAAACTCTGAACTCCAAAGACATTGTTCACAAATGTTTCTGCTCGTTGGCGCAGGAAGTTGAGGAGGTCACCGTGACAACAGTACTCTGTGATCATCAGCATCGGTCCTACAAAGTCAGAGTGTATGCTATTTGATTACCTATTCGTCTTCAAAATTTGATAATcgtaatgttttgtaatatttaggaAACACGACTTACCTCCCTGAGTACATGCCCCCAGCAGATTGACTATGTTTTCATGTGGTCCAATACAATTCAAGATCTTTAGTTCAGACATGAGTGCTTCTTTCTCTTCGAAGCGAGCGCTAGCTGTTTGGTTCAGAAAAGTAGAAGTAGATTGTACTTATTTTctgatgcaagtacatagtagttaaggccacctaatataaagcgtGACCATATATTCAATGTCTTTAACTTACGCTTGAGCATTTTTACTGCCACTCGTGTGACACTTTCGTCTTTGATAAGCCCATAAGCGGTCGCCTGCACCACCTTCCCAAATGCTCCCGCTCCTAAAACTTGTCCTGAAGTAAAATCGATGAATTGTTTGTTGCTGCGGTTCTTatcattaataacaaaaacactatTATAATGTAAAACGGCAAGCATAATCGAGGCCACGGTACCAAGCTTCAGCTTATTTCGAGGAAACTCCAGCTTTTTGTCGTATGGAAGCTGAGAGGGGTCAATGAACGTGTAGTTGTTCCCATCATTGGCCTCAATGATTTTCCACTGGATTTCATACTTGTGTACCTTCAAAAAAAGTAGGTGGTGTTAAAAAGCTATTGCGTCATTCGTGAGTAAACCTGAAGAACATACCTTTCTGTGCTTGTATAAGAGGATCAGCATCCCTAATATGGCCAGGCACAAGGCTCCGATGAGAACAGCAGTGATCCACACCGAAGCTGACCATAAGGATGTACTACCAGGGACATCTatgcacattaaatatacatcAGCTCCATTTCAAATGCACAAAAGCAAGCTCAGCAGCATTTTCCTTACATGAAATCTTAAAGGTAAATATATCACGATCTTCTCCGGCAGCGTTTGTAGCCACACACTCAAAGGTTAAAGTAGCGTTCGGGTTGGTCACGGGTAAGACGCTCTTCACCAGCACTGGTTCATACTCGGTGACGTCCCCCAAAATGGACCGGGCGGCCGTTAATTCCACAGCTGACGTTTGGTTATAACTACACCTGCAAAAATTAGAGCAATCTCTGAATTATCTTGTTAAACTTatcatatgtgaccctgggccACAAAACCTTAGTCTTAGTtgtcaatttttcaaaattgagatttatccataatctgaaagctgaataagcTTTCCATCGATTTATGGTTTGCTAGGACAGGAGAATATTCGGGTAAGATACAGCTGTTTGAAAATCTTATGATAataagttgttcaaatgaactACTCAGCAATGCATATGACCGATCAacaattaagttttgatatatttacagcaggaaatgtacaaaatatctttacttaatatacaaaccggattccaaaaaagttgggacactatacaaatcgtgaataaaaactgaatgcaatgatgtgtaggtgccaacttctaatattttattcagaatagaacataactcacggaacaaaagtttaaactgagaaaatgtaccattttaagggaaaaatatgttgattcagaatttcatggtgtcaacaaatcccaaaaaagttgggacaaggacattttcaccactgtgtggcatctccccttctttttacaacactcaacagacgtctggggacagaggagaccagtttctcaagtttagaaataggaatgctctcccattcttgtctaatacaggcctctaactgttcaatcgtcttgggccttctttgttgcaccttcctctttatgatgcgccaaatgttctctataggtgaaagatctggactgcagactggccatttcagtacccggatccttctcctatgcagccatgatgctgtgattgatgcagaatgtggtctggcattatcttgttgaaaaatgcagggtcttccctgaaaaagatgacgtctggatgggagcatatgttgttctagaacctgaatatatttttctgcattgatggtgcctttccagacatgcaagctgcccatgccacacgcactcatgcaaccccataccatcagagatgcaggcttctgaaccgagcgttgataacaacttgggttgtccttgtcctctttggtccggatgacatggtgtcccagatttccaaaaagaacttcgaatcgtgactcgtctgaccacagaacagtcttccatttcgccacactccattttaaatgatccctggcccagtgtaaacgcctgagcttgtggatcttgcttagaaatggcttcttctttgcactgtagagtttcagctggcaacggcggatggcacggtggattgtgttcactgacaatggtttctggaagtattcctgagcccattctgtgatttcctttacagtagcattcctgtttgtggtgcagtgtcgtttaagggcccggagatcacgggcatccagtatggttttacggccttgaccctttctcacagaaattgttccagattctctgaatctttggatgatgttatgcacagttgatgatgatagatgcaaagtctttgcaatttttcgctgggtaacacctttcagatattgctccactatctttctgcgcaacattgtgggaattggtgatcctctacccatcttggcttctgagagacactgccactctgagaagctctttttatacccaatcatgttgccaattgacctaattagtgttaattggtcttccagctcctcgttatgcttaaatttactttttccagcctcttattgctacttgtcccaacttttttgggatttgttgacaccatgaaattctgaatcaatatatttttcccttaaaatggtacattttctcagtttaaacttttgtttcgtgatttatgttctattctgaataaaatattagaagttggcacctacacatcattgcattcagtttttattcacgatttgtatagtgtcccaacttttttggaatccggtttttaataaagaattattGGCATAGAAGCGGATACTTTGTGGATACTTTCCACGGTGATGTAGGGGAGacaaactgttgaataaagaaaaaaaaaattgtgtgtgtgtgcaaaaagtattctcatagcttcataatattatgATTGAACCaatgatggcagatggactattctgacgatgtctttcatactggaccttgacagtgctCATTACTTGGCATTCAATGAGACAATCAAAAGCCTCCtagtttttatctaaaatatcttaatttgtgttctggttggaacaacatgggggtaagtgatcaATGACATCCTTTTGGCGTGGAGTGACCCTTCAAgattggttttgtgctccagggtcacatattaccTCACGCTGTCTATGTAATCCGATTTCCAAAAAATGACACATACATAGCTCTGGCATCTTTACACTGGAACCACTGAATGCTGGGTGCTGGGTAACCGGTTGCAACGCAAGTTACCACTCCATTTTCCCACTTTATAAAAGCACTGGGCTTGTCTGTATGttggaaagaaaacatgatCAAAGCTCGATTTTGTTAACTTTTGGAGATCTCTATTAAGCAACTGTACTTACGGTAGACGTGGACTGTAAAAATAACTGAGGCATTGACTCTGGCACTGCAGGCAGTAAAGATGTAGGCACCATAATCTTGCGCTCCAACTTTTTTCAGCACGATTGTAGACATGTAGTTTTCGCTGTTAAATATGAACACgtgattattgttatttaacagTTTAACAGTTTTTCATTCCCAAACGCATTAACTACTATATCATTAAATGTCTCACCTGGCAAACGATGTTGATATATAGTGGGTGATGGCCAAAGTAATCTATTAATGTAATCTAACTATGAATAAAAACCTGTCTGCTTAATTAATTAACAGATAAGGGCGTCGTGCCAtagcatatttttaatgtgactgACTTTAGCCTATTTAATATGAATCATAACTTTCATTGTgtagaaagaaagcaaaaagcaTTCACATTTTCAGTCTAGTCTAGTTCAAGCACGCTAAATTAAAATCACCGAAGCTGTTCACACTAGGAAATTAATGTCTTACAGATTCATACATAAGCAGTTTGTTGTTTCTAAAGAGAGAATTCACCAGAACGAGGTAATAAGTCAGCAAGCCAACGCAGAAAATACCAGCATGTAAGCGAGGACTCATCTGAACGCCTCTGATTGGTCACTGCATTCAtaagcattgtgtgtgtgtttggttataATGCGCGGTGCTGTAAAAACgcgtctgtctctgtctcaacGCCAGCCAGCGAACGCAGATTTGAATTTACCATGCGCTGAACGATTTAATCACGCGTTTGtgaacatattaaatatagaaaatatgaatacgaatgctattttttttaacttttggaAGCAGAAGCTGCATTGAAGTTCCACTTGGCTCGAAAATCTGAATCCCGTTGCTTTCAATGCCTCTGGAGCTCACCTATTATTAATCCTGTTAAATGTCTCCTCGTGGGTGTGATTCGATTTGGGAGTTTTCCAACTTGTCCGTTTAACTTCTGGATATGCTTCCGTCTGCACAGCAAGGCTAACTGTATCCCCTTGCATGACCTCAATATCTGTTCCATTCACCTCGTATTCAGAGGGCAGGATGGGTTTAAGCTTTACATAAGGTTTATCTGAAAGAAAACGACAAGAACACCACTTAAACACAATTTAACACATAAAGTTCGAATGAAATCACTAGGCCAATACGACATAACAAAACCTACCTACAACTTTGAGAACTGCAGTGACACTGTTTTTTCCTGCTTCATTTTGGCCGGTGCAGGTTAAATTCCCTGCGTTGGATAAGTCTACTTGATGAATGGTCAAACTACTAATGCTGCAAACTTCACAACCTTGGTCCTTCTGGGTTTCGTAATTCAGAACCTGATTAGAACAAGTCATCATAAGTTATTTAATCGAAGACGTCCTAGCATGCATTCAGAACAATCTGGCATCATATCTGCAGACAATCAGGAACCGAAACGGAATCGGAGGAACTGAATAGCTTGGCTTTGTATTGAAAACATGCTGGACTATACTGAATGCTTTTATAGGAAAATGCTAAACAAATGGTTGGCGTAACCCACACCACTTTCAGGGAAAACACTCCTGTGTCAATTGTATTTCATCAACCAGTGattttttagtgattttttagTGATTTTCTTTTGGTAATGTATAATTTGTTATATGGTCTGGATCTGGTCCCCAAGGGGTCAAATATAATGTtcaagtgtgagtgtgtgtgtatgtgtgtgcaaatAAAACTCAAGGAATTAATGTTTGCCTACAAAAGTGCCACTGACCTAAATTCAGTACTTCAGACCTATGTGCCTAAGCTTGCTTTCTGCAAATGAACGATGCAATGTTTATCCCACAAAATCACTTTcgctgtttttttcttatgaaCTATTTCAACCTGGTTGAATGACCTGCTAACTCCATCTGAGCAGCTGAATatttaacctaaaaaaaaacatctcttcCATCTATATTTGACCCTCTAACTCTAGTACTatttattctaattctatttcatctgtattatttttatttttaaagaaccaCACCCTTGACCCTCTAtcaattgcatatttattttcctttccagccaataaaagtaaacaaactgCAACTCTGAACCACAGCCAGGTACAGGAAATGAAACTGTGTGGTTTTTCTCAGTCCGTgtgtgcaataaataataaatgcatcagTGAAGTGTACTTCTTCTGCTTCAAATTTTCAGTGTAAACACAccactaatactaatactatagTACTTACAAATAGTACTATACAAAGTGTAGAATTTATAGTATAGAAACAGTCAAATTTGAGTACCGTAAATGGTCAAATGACATCAATTGACATCATCTTTTGCGGTTAAAACCGACTGCATCCGAGCAGCATATGTATAGGATGTATAGGACGCCGCTAAATATGCTTTAGCAAATTGCACTGCtgttcattatatatttaaagta from Puntigrus tetrazona isolate hp1 chromosome 21, ASM1883169v1, whole genome shotgun sequence harbors:
- the csf1rb gene encoding macrophage colony-stimulating factor 1 receptor, which gives rise to MLCIALLIAVLPCMAKDLPTPVIKLNSSPLNQSEVVWSANRPFVLSCEGQADIVWKTRLRKHQERVSQNTLSIQKPTTDYTGTYRCSYKTQKDLYSEIYIYVKDSVKAFTTPQSKIIIEKEGLDCLLDCLVTNPESTEHSLQMANGSAVPSEMNYSADPKHGILIRNLQPSYSGDYVCTVKMNGVQKKSDVFQINVMRKAQQPPAVSLPANRYVRIVGETLHIPCHVKNPDHSYKVTWSSSKKVLNYETQKDQGCEVCSISSLTIHQVDLSNAGNLTCTGQNEAGKNSVTAVLKVVDKPYVKLKPILPSEYEVNGTDIEVMQGDTVSLAVQTEAYPEVKRTSWKTPKSNHTHEETFNRINNSENYMSTIVLKKVGAQDYGAYIFTACSARVNASVIFTVHVYHKPSAFIKWENGVVTCVATGYPAPSIQWFQCKDARAMCSYNQTSAVELTAARSILGDVTEYEPVLVKSVLPVTNPNATLTFECVATNAAGEDRDIFTFKISYVPGSTSLWSASVWITAVLIGALCLAILGMLILLYKHRKVHKYEIQWKIIEANDGNNYTFIDPSQLPYDKKLEFPRNKLKLGQVLGAGAFGKVVQATAYGLIKDESVTRVAVKMLKPSARFEEKEALMSELKILNCIGPHENIVNLLGACTQGGPMLMITEYCCHGDLLNFLRQRAETFVNNVFGVQSFSEDSNLYKNVVVQKNHSTGVTYSGSESFEDAQSAQMSKDSCQECCNEGGKNAWSLDNIDLLQFSYQVAKGMDFLASKNCIHRDLAARNILVADCRVVKICDFGLARDIMNDSNYVVKGNARLPVKWMSPESIFECLYTVQSDVWSYGVLLWEIFSLGMSPYPNVVIDAQFYKMIKDGYHMPQPDFAPQEMYAIMKTCWSLEATLRPTFANIRELIAKLLPQQSSQNNEDTYPEFQRRPMEKQRNTEPVCRDETQPLMRNSLT